In a genomic window of Gopherus evgoodei ecotype Sinaloan lineage chromosome 14, rGopEvg1_v1.p, whole genome shotgun sequence:
- the NPBWR2 gene encoding neuropeptides B/W receptor type 2: MKSEYSSLSLKAGMENNFRVSNLNTTCNDTSYGRYLDNGTRSNLTFHEQSPDFYVVLPVIYSVICAVGLTGNTAVIYVILKAPKMKTVTNMFILNLAIADDLFTLVLPINIAEHLLHYWPFGAILCKIILSIDHYNIFSSIYFLTVMSIDRYLVVLATVRSKRMPHRTYRAARIVSLCIWALVTIIVLPFTIFANVYVDGLEIKSCGLNFPKPERFWFKASRIYTLILGFAIPVSTICILYTMMLYKLRNMHLNSNAKALDKAKKKVTIMVFIVLTVCLFCWTPFHLATIVALTTDLAQTSLVIGISYFITSLSYANSCLNPFLYAFLDDSFRKSFRKMLECRAA, from the coding sequence ATGAAATCTGAATACAGTTCTTTATCCCTGAAAGCAGGCATGGAAAATAATTTCAGGGTAAGCAATCTGAATACCACCTGCAATGATACAAGCTATGGCAGGTACTTGGACAATGGCACAAGGTCCAACCTCACCTTCCATGAACAGTCTCCTGACTTCTACGTGGTCCTCCCAGTGATTTACTCTGTGATCTGTGCAGTGGGGCTTACAGGCAATACCGCTGTCATCTACGTGATCCTCAAGGCTCCTAAGATGAAGACAGTGACCAACATGTTCATCCTGAACCTAGCTATAGCTGATGACTTGTTCACTTTGGTTCTGCCCATTAACATTGCTGAGCATCTCTTGCACTACTGGCCCTTTGGAGCAATCCTCTGCAAGATCATCCTATCTATAGACCACTACAACATCTTCTCTAGCATCTATTTCCTCACGGTGATGAGCATAGACAGGTACCTGGTTGTCCTGGCCACTGTCCGGTCCAAAAGGATGCCCCATCGTACCTATCGAGCAGCCAGAATTGTCAGTCTGTGCATCTGGGCCCTGGTCACCATCATAGTTCTCCCTTTCACCATCTTTGCCAATGTCTATGTAGATGGCCTGGAGATCAAAAGCTGTGGTCTAAATTTCCCCAAACCTGAGAGGTTTTGGTTCAAGGCCAGCAGGATCTATACCCTAATCCTTGGCTTTGCCATTCCTGTATCCACCATCTGCATTCTCTACACCATGATGCTGTATAAACTGAGGAACATGCACTTGAATTCAAATGCTAAAGCCCTGGACAAAGCCAAGAAGAAGGTCACCATTATGGTCTTCATTGTTCTGACTGTGTGCCTCTTCTGCTGGACCCCCTTCCACCTGGCCACCATCGTGGCTTTGACCACTGACTTAGCGCAGACCTCCTTGGTCATAGGTATCTCCTACTTCATCACCAGTTTGAGCTATGCCAATTCATGCCTGAATCCTTTTTTGTATGCTTTCTTGGATGACAGTTTtcggaaaagtttcagaaagatGTTGGAATGCAGAGCTGCTTAA